TCGGCGCGCGCCCGGGGCCCGGCGCTATCGTGAACGCCGCACCCCGCCCCTGCTGGAGGACTCATGACCGACCCCGTCGTCGCGCTCGCCGACGAGCAGTACGTACTGCTCACCACCACTCGCCGCTCGGGCGTCGCCGTCGCGACACCCGTGTGGGTGGCGCGCCATGACGAGGCGCTGCTTGTGACGACGGGCGCCGAGGCGGGCAAGGTCAAGCGCATCCGGCACACTCCGCGCGTCACGCTGCAGGCCTGCGACCGGGTCGGGCGCCCGCTCGACGGAGCCCCCGTCGTCGAGGCCATCGCGAGCGTGCATGATGACGAGGCCTCGCGTGCGCACCTCGACACGGCGCTCAGCGAGAAGTACGGCGTGCAGTACGCCGCCATCCGGGCGATGGGCCGGCTGCGCGGCCGATCAGCGTCGAGCTCGGTCGTCGTGCGGCTCGTCGCGCCGTCCGCCTGACCTGAGCAGAAACTGCTCTCACGCGCGGGGCGCGCGGGGCAGTACGATTCGAGCGAACGGGGCCATCTCGGCCCCCCACCCCGCAGGAGTCAGAATGACCGACGCCCCTCCCCCCGCACCCGCCTACAGCGGCGCTCCCGCCGCCCCCGTCAACCCCGGCAAGACGATGGGAATCGTCGCTCTCGTGCTGTCGATCATCGGCCTGCACCTGATCGGCATCATCGTCGGCTTCGTCGGCCTCAACCAGTCGAAGAAGGCGGGCCAGAAGAACGGCTTCGCCCTCGCCGGCATCATCGTCGGCTTCGTCGGGCTCGTGATCGGCATCATCGTGATCATCAGCCTCGTCGCGGGCGGCGCCGCACTGTTCGGCGGCCTCGCGCAGGTCTGCGCCGAGCTCGGGTCCGGTGTCTGGGAGGTCAACGGCGTCACGTACGAGTGCCCGTAAGGCATCCGTTACGACAGTCCGCGACGGCGGGGAGGGCGCTCATCACGAGCGGCCTCCCCGCCGTTCTGCATGGTCAGGGCGCGGTCGTACGCTGAGCGCGTGGTCGAGATGATGCCGGATGCGGAGCGCGAGCTCGCCCCGCCCGAGCCCCTCGACCTCGGCGCCACCCTCGCCTTCCTGCGCCGCGGCCGCGGCGACCCCACCCTGCACACCGCCGCGGGGCCGGATGCGTGGCGCGAGGTCTGGCGCGCGCAGCGCACACCCGAGGGCTGCGCCTCGCTGCGGCTGACCGTGCTCGACGGCCCGCCCACCGCGGCGCGGCGGCTGCACCTCGCCGCGTGGGGCCCCGGTGCCGCGTGGAGTCTCGCGCACGCGCCCCAGCTGCTCGGCGACGGCGACGACTGGAGCGGGCTCGACGCCCTGCTCGCGCAGCGCACGGTGGAGGGCGACCCCGCGGCGGCGGCCCTGCATCGCCTGCGCCGGCGCACGCGCGGGCTTCGGCTCACCCGATCCCACCTCGTGCTGGAGGCGGCGGTGGCCGCCGTGCTCGAGCAGAAGGTGACGGGAGTCGAGGCGCGGCGCGCGTGGCGGCAGCTCGTGCGGCAGCACGGCGAGCGGGCGCCCGGCCCCGCGCCCGAGGGGCTCACCGTGATGCCCGACGGGGTGGGGTGGCGCAGCATCCCGGATCACGACTGGCATCGCGCGGGGGTGGGACCGCAGCGCATGGCGACCATCCGCCGCGTCGCCGCCGTCGAGCCGGCGCTGCAGCGCACCCTCGCGCTCGGTCGCGGCGGGCCGGCGGCGGTCGCGGCGCTGCGCTCGATTCCGGGCGTGGGGGAGTGGACGGCGGCCGAAGTGCTGCAGCGCTCGCACGGCGACCCCGACACGCTCAGCGTCGGCGACGCGCACCTGCCGCACGTCATCGGCACGTGGTTCACGGGCGTTCGCGTCGACGACGCCGGCATGCTCGATCTGCTCGCGCCCTATGCGGGTCACCGGCACCGGGTTGTGCGACTCATCACCTCGCTCGGCGTCGAGGCGCCCCGCTTCGGTGCGAAGGCCACCATCGAAGACCACCGCGGGCGCTGACCGCCCTAGCGTGGCGGCGTGAACAAACTGCTGCGCTTCCTCTGGGTGCTGTGGCGTGCCCGTCGCGCCACGCCCCTCGCCCCCACTGACGTCGGCTCGGTGCGGTTCCGCGTGCTGCCCAACGACCTCGATCTGCAGCGCCATATGAACAACGGCGTCTACCTCTCGCTCATGGATCTCGGCCGCATCGACCTCATGGTGCGGTCGGGGGTGTGGGGCGAGCTCACCGCCCGCGGCTACTACCCGGTCATCGTGAGCTCGACCATCACCTACCGCCGCTCGCTCGAGCTGTGGCAGACCTATGAGCTCGAGAGCC
The sequence above is a segment of the Microcella humidisoli genome. Coding sequences within it:
- a CDS encoding DNA-3-methyladenine glycosylase family protein, translated to MMPDAERELAPPEPLDLGATLAFLRRGRGDPTLHTAAGPDAWREVWRAQRTPEGCASLRLTVLDGPPTAARRLHLAAWGPGAAWSLAHAPQLLGDGDDWSGLDALLAQRTVEGDPAAAALHRLRRRTRGLRLTRSHLVLEAAVAAVLEQKVTGVEARRAWRQLVRQHGERAPGPAPEGLTVMPDGVGWRSIPDHDWHRAGVGPQRMATIRRVAAVEPALQRTLALGRGGPAAVAALRSIPGVGEWTAAEVLQRSHGDPDTLSVGDAHLPHVIGTWFTGVRVDDAGMLDLLAPYAGHRHRVVRLITSLGVEAPRFGAKATIEDHRGR
- a CDS encoding acyl-CoA thioesterase; its protein translation is MNKLLRFLWVLWRARRATPLAPTDVGSVRFRVLPNDLDLQRHMNNGVYLSLMDLGRIDLMVRSGVWGELTARGYYPVIVSSTITYRRSLELWQTYELESRIVGIDDIAAYVEQRFVRDGEIVARAVIKARFLKKSGGIVPIPELAELFDMDPQNHPLPAWLAEWSGNAALPSRREPAPSVWE
- a CDS encoding PPOX class F420-dependent oxidoreductase, with protein sequence MTDPVVALADEQYVLLTTTRRSGVAVATPVWVARHDEALLVTTGAEAGKVKRIRHTPRVTLQACDRVGRPLDGAPVVEAIASVHDDEASRAHLDTALSEKYGVQYAAIRAMGRLRGRSASSSVVVRLVAPSA
- a CDS encoding DUF4190 domain-containing protein, whose translation is MTDAPPPAPAYSGAPAAPVNPGKTMGIVALVLSIIGLHLIGIIVGFVGLNQSKKAGQKNGFALAGIIVGFVGLVIGIIVIISLVAGGAALFGGLAQVCAELGSGVWEVNGVTYECP